A genome region from Oryzias latipes chromosome 2, ASM223467v1 includes the following:
- the LOC101168923 gene encoding gastrula zinc finger protein XlCGF71.1-like yields MSESQCDSDVRKNLKKTNLGKKYKQSPIKSGKNSRIITNPSEYMETGSDERCYICKECGKSFCNISLFRIHTRIHAEHKRFSCEECNKSFRRRSSLKTHMRTHTGEKPFSCKECKKSFSCSSALKKHMRTHTGEKPFSCKECKKCFSQIFHLKTHMRTHTGEKPFSCKECKKCFSQISHLKSHMRTHTGEKPFSCIECNKSFSRSSSLKTHMRIHTGEKPFSCKECKKSFSDVSALKKHMRTHTGEKPFSCKECKKCFSQISNLKTHMRTHRRKAFFL; encoded by the coding sequence ATGTCAGAAAGTCAGTGTGACTCTGATGTtagaaaaaatcttaaaaagactAATCTTGGTAAGAAATACAAACAATCTCCAATCAAGTCTGGTAAAAACTCAAGAATAATTACTAACCCGTCTGAATACATGGAAACTGGGTCTGATGAAAGAtgttatatctgtaaagaatgtgGTAAAAGCTTTTGTAACATATCTCTGTTCAGAATTCACACAAGAATCCATGCAGAACATAAGAGATTTTCTTGTGAGGAATGTAATAAAAGCTTTAGACGCAGATCtagtctcaaaacacacatgagaactcatacaggagaaaagcctttttcgtgtaaagaatgtaaaaaaagttttagttgtTCATCTGctctaaaaaaacacatgagaactcacacaggagaaaaacctttttcttgtaaagaatgtaaaaaatgttttagtcaaatatttcatctcaaaacacacatgagaactcacacaggagaaaaacctttttcttgtaaagaatgtaaaaaatgttttagtcaaATATCTCATCTCAaatcacacatgagaactcacacaggagaaaagcctttttcttgtatagAATGTAATAAAAGCTTTAGTCGCAGTTCtagtctcaaaacacacatgagaattcatacaggagaaaaacctttttcttgtaaagaatgtaagaAAAGTTTTAGTGATGTATCTGctctaaaaaaacacatgagaactcacacaggagaaaaacctttttcttgtaaagaatgtaaaaaatgttttagtcaaatatctaatctcaaaacacacatgagaactcacaggagaaaagcttttttcttgtaa